ACAGGCAGCCCAGGCTTCGGTGGAGCTGGTGGTCGGTGTGGGTGGGGGCAGCGTGATGGACGCTGCCAAGGCGATCGCCGCCATGCTCGCCAACGGAGGCGATCCGCTCGACTACCTCGAGGTGGTGGGATCCGGGAAACCATTGACCCACCCGGCGCGGCCGCTCATCCTCGTGCCCACCACGGCCGGAACGGGAACTGAGGTCACCAAGAACGCCGTCCTTCTGTCAGAGGAGCACCGGGTCAAGGTCAGTCTGCGCAGCCCTGGATTGCTGCCTCGCCTGGCCTTGATCGACCCGGAGCTCATGGATGGGCTCCCGCCGGATGTCACTGCTTGGGGTGGACTCGACGCTCTGACGCAGCTGATCGAGCCTTATGTCGGCCTGCGGCCGCAGCCAATGACGGATGCAGTCTGTCTGGAGGGCATGCGCCGTATCGCCAGTTCGCTCCGGCGCGCCTATGCCAACGGGGGGGACACCGCGGCCCGCACCGACCTCGCCTTGGCAGCCCTGTTCAGCGGTATCGCCCTGGCCAATGCCGGGTTGGGGGTCATCCACGGCTTCGCCAGTGTGATCGGCGGCATGACCGATGCCCACCACGGGTTGGTGTGCGCCAGCTTGCTGCCGGCGGGGATGCAAACCAATCTCGCCGCTCTGCGGTCTCGCGCGCCAGACAGCCCCGCGTTGCAGCGGTACGCACAACTGGCGGCAGCCCTCACCGGCAAGCCCGATGCGCGCCCGGAGGATGGCATTGCCTGGGTCGAGCTTCTCAGCCGAGAACTGAGGGTCGCCCGTCTATCGGAGATCGGCCTGCGCCAGGGAGATATGGACGTGCTCATCGAACGCACGGCGGCTGCCAGCAGCACCCAGGGCAACCCGATCTCCTTGACAGGGGAGG
This sequence is a window from Anaerolineales bacterium. Protein-coding genes within it:
- a CDS encoding iron-containing alcohol dehydrogenase: QAAQASVELVVGVGGGSVMDAAKAIAAMLANGGDPLDYLEVVGSGKPLTHPARPLILVPTTAGTGTEVTKNAVLLSEEHRVKVSLRSPGLLPRLALIDPELMDGLPPDVTAWGGLDALTQLIEPYVGLRPQPMTDAVCLEGMRRIASSLRRAYANGGDTAARTDLALAALFSGIALANAGLGVIHGFASVIGGMTDAHHGLVCASLLPAGMQTNLAALRSRAPDSPALQRYAQLAAALTGKPDARPEDGIAWVELLSRELRVARLSEIGLRQGDMDVLIERTAAASSTQGNPISLTGEELREIVRASW